In Primulina huaijiensis isolate GDHJ02 chromosome 16, ASM1229523v2, whole genome shotgun sequence, a single genomic region encodes these proteins:
- the LOC140961336 gene encoding squamosa promoter-binding-like protein 7 codes for MQQNPSPLPDMPELPETPTIAPHTIPVDPTSSSLFDWSDFLDFNLDENFSVSFPDSLEPEQPGFDHNQQQENPGRIRKRDPRLVCSNFLAGRVPCECPELDEQLEQQQQEEEFGSALPGKKRARTARLAGGSQVRCQVPGCEVDISELKGYHKRHRVCLRCANASTVVLDGENKRYCQQCGKFHVLLDFDEGKRSCRRKLERHNNRRRRKPNDSKRSGGKEPQPVCLVDDSSGDDDSGKDNVCVSSQTEERPTMVELDGRVSPRGSALISQHLQNDSVVSFGASGEANLEEEKQNSKYKHSPAYHENRSMFCSVCPSGRISFKLYDWNPAEFPRRLRNQIFQWLASMPVELEGYIRPGCTILTAFIAMPKPMWLKLLEEPSLFIKGLVAPPGNMLFGRGTMLVYLNDKIFRVTKDAASIMKVAVKDRAPKLHYVYPNCFEAGRPMEFVACGSNLLQPRFRFLLSFAGKYLAYDICVSSACCKKGENDSFDHQLVKIYVPQTDVDLFGPAFLEVENESGLSNFIPILVGNKETCTEMEILQLNCNALITSEEQKLSPSRSPCEVFTSRQARFSEFVLEVAWLLKKPASEQKLTSHHIQRFDYLLNFLIENDSSVVLGRVFSYIKDVVDDNLIDGDADSDMKLLRKSMDISRNILDQTFQNNRHAVVPTTNQALEKTLKNVPWVQEFSPAQDESAKAPLLNHQVVMNLNLHERPRNSGRMLFTGTLWASRPFIMAVAAFGVCLGVCVVILHPQRVGEIATSIRRCLFDHK; via the exons ATGCAGCAAAACCCATCTCCCCTGCCGGACATGCCAGAGCTTCCCGAAACTCCCACCATCGCCCCTCATACTATCCCAGTCGATCCCACCTCGTCTTCGCTCTTTGACTGGTCTGATTTCCTTGATTTCAACCTCGATGAGAACTTCAGCGTTTCATTCCCTGATTCCCTGGAACCCGAGCAACCCGGATTTGATCATAACCAACAACAGGAGAACCCGGGTCGGATCAGGAAGAGGGATCCCAGGTTGGTGTGCTCCAACTTCCTGGCGGGACGGGTCCCATGTGAGTGCCCTGAGTTGGATGAGCAATtggagcagcagcagcaggagGAGGAGTTTGGTAGTGCCCTTCCCGGGAAGAAACGGGCAAGAACGGCGAGGCTCGCCGGTGGAAGCCAGGTACGATGCCAGGTTCCTGGCTGTGAGGTGGATATTAGCGAGCTAAAAGGGTATCATAAGCGACATCGGGTGTGTTTGCGTTGTGCAAATGCAAGTACCGTGGTTCTTGATGGGGAGAACAAGAGATATTGTCAACAATGTGGAAA GTTTCATGTTTTGTTAGATTTTGACGAGGGTAAACGCAGTTGCCGAAGGAAATTAGAACGGCACAATAACAGGCGTCGAAGAAAACCTAATGATTCTAAAAGAAGCGGGGGCAAGGAACCTCAGCCTGTTTGTCTGGTTGACGATTCCAGTGGTGATGATGACTCTGGAAAAG ATAATGTATGTGTGAGCAGTCAGACAGAAGAGAGACCGACAATGGTGGAGTTAGATGGACGTGTCTCACCTCGAGGCTCAGCTCTCATTTCCCAACATCTTCAGAATGATAGTGTTGTATCATTTGGTGCTTCAGGTGAAGCAAATCTAGAGGAGGAGAAACAGAATTCAAAATATAAACACTCCCCAGCATACCATGAAAACAGGAGCATGTTTTGCTCTGTG TGCCCTTCTGGCCGAATCTCCTTCAAGCTCTACGACTGGAATCCAGCTGAGTTTCCTCGACGGCTTCGAAATCAG ATATTTCAATGGTTGGCTAGCATGCCTGTTGAATTGGAGGGATATATCCGTCCAGGTTGTACAATTTTGACGGCTTTTATCGCAATGCCAAAGCCAATGTGGCTTAAG TTATTGGAAGAACCATCTCTGTTTATAAAAGGCCTTGTTGCACCACCAGGAAATATGTTGTTTGGAAGAGGTACTATGCTTGTGTATCTAAATGACAAGATTTTCCGTGTCACAAAAG ATGCAGCCTCTATAATGAAGGTTGCGGTGAAAGATCGAGCTCCAAAGCTTCATTATGTCTATCCAAATTGCTTCGAGGCTGGCAGGCCTATGGAGTTTGTAGCTTGTGGAAGTAATCTACTCCAACCAAGATTTCG GTTTCTTTTGTCGTTTGCTGGGAAATATCTGGCATATGACATTTGTGTATCATCTGCCTGCTGTAAGAAAGGTGAGAATGACAGTTTCGACCATCAATTGGTGAAGATATACGTGCCTCAGACTGATGTGGATCTTTTTGGCCCAGCTTTTCTTGAG GTCGAAAATGAGTCTGGCTTGTCCAACTTCATTCCTATTCTCGTGGGGAACAAAGAAACATGCACAGAAATGGAGATCCTGCAACTAAATTGCAACGCACTTATCACCTCCGAAGAACAAAAATTATCtccttcaagatctccatgtgAAGTTTTTACTTCAAGACAAGCACGGTTCTCCGAATTTGTTTTAGAAGTAGCTTGGTTGCTCAAGAAACCTGCGTCGGAGCAAAAGTTGACTTCTCATCACATACAAAGATTTGACTATTTACTGAACTTTTTGATAGAAAATGATTCATCCGTTGTATTAGGGAGAGTATTTTCATACATTAAAGATGTGGTTGATGACAATTTGATCGACGGAGATGCTGATTCTGATATGAAGCTATTACGAAAAAGTATGGATATTTCAAGAAATATACTCGATCAGACCTTTCAAAATAATAGACATGCTGTTGTCCCAACTACCAATCAG GCCTTGGAGAAAACATTGAAGAATGTTCCCTGGGTGCAAGAGTTCTCGCCAGCTCAAGACGAAAGTGCCAAAGCTCCTCTTTTGAACCATCAGGTAGTCATGAACCTTAATCTTCACGAAAGGCCTAGAAACTCTGGTCGCATGTTGTTTACAGGGACACTTTGGGCTTCTCGACCTTTTATCATGGCAGTGGCGGCATTTGGTGTTTGTTTGGGGGTATGTGTAGTCATTCTCCACCCTCAGAGAGTCGGTGAAATCGCAACGAGTATTCGGAGGTGTTTGTTTGACCACAAATAG